A window of Canis lupus baileyi chromosome 3, mCanLup2.hap1, whole genome shotgun sequence genomic DNA:
tctctctctctctaaaaataaataaatcttttgtaaaaagtaGTTTTCTGAAAAGTTGTGTCACCTGCTACTTAGCCTTAAGATCATCTGGCAAATCCCATTGTTCAGTGAACAATCACCCCCTAGGCCAtctgaatagaaagaaaatgctgGCTCTGGCACAAGACCCCACGCAGATCTCACCTGAGATCTCTAACCTGAAAACTTAAACTTCCTACCAAGACTTGCTGCTTTGGGGTCAGCAGGAGAGATATAGAGCAGAGAGGCTGGAGAACCTCCCAACCCTGAGGAACACAAGGCGTGACAAGGGAGGCCATGAGCCTTCTTTGCGGAAGATATTTTAGGTCACTGGGGAGAAGAGCAGGCCGCCCTACAGGACAGGGTGAGCCTAATGGCTCAGTTATCCTGCAAATCAATAGCAAGAATGATCAGGGGTCAGGAAGTCAGCCTATGTTCCAAAGGGTGCAGTTGGCATGGGTTGGTGCAGCAAAGCTTTTGTGCGACGTACCGTGACATTAGTGATGAGCGGCTGGGAGGCATAGGTCAGCACGGAGGAGGGCCCCACAACTGTGTAGCTCGGGCACATGGGCTGCACATACATGTCAGCTGAGTAGGGGCAGCTGACAGCTTCATGGGACACATACTCCGTGTAGGGTGTCCAcggggccaggggctggagggtggcCGGGCCAGGCTGGGAGAGCCAGCCGGCACACAGGGCCCCCTCCTCTGTCACTGTGGAAGCAGAGACCTCCATGTCAAGGCAGGAAGGACCTGTGGGAAGAAGCAAATTACAGAACTGCAGGTGTCACCCGGATGAGGGGCACAGAGGGGACCAGGGCTATAGGGGGCTCTTACCCACTGTGGTGTAGGTGGCCAGGGGCTGATGGGGCAGCACCAcctagagggagaagagaagactAGGATCAATGTTCTGCTGTCTCCAACTAGCCCTGTGCAAAAAACTTGCCCAGAGGTTCCCCAGGGCAGGAAGGGATGGGAGAATTTTCCTTATTAGAACACAACACCCACCCTGTGCCCCAACCATCACCACCCATACTTTTGAGGGATTCATGTTTCCATTTAGCAAGAACCTTGTGCACTTAGGGAACTGGCATCATCCTCTTCCCACAGTGAGCACCCAGCTCACGCCAGGATTGTGTGATTTATCCACTCACTCAGGCCCTGGCCCTAACTGTCTTCAGCGGGCCAAGCCAGTCTACCCAAAGCCCTCACCCTACTTCAGGGACCACTGACTCGTTCTATCTTAGGTCCATCCTTCAGCAGCCATACCCTGGCGATGTGTTGGCTTCATGGCCTCAATGAGCATCTCATAGGGCAAGGAAGCATACTCCCATCCAACCCCTTTGGACAccccaccacatacacacacacacacacacgcacacacacacacactggccacAGGGGCCCCTCACCGCCGTAGGTGTAACAGCCGCCCCACTGCTGGCATGGCCACGTTTCCTCCTGAGCAGTTCCTTCACTGGCTCCTTCACACGGACACCCTGGTACGgccggggtggggctggggcctgtTCTGGAGCTGTGGCTGTGAAAAGCAATGTCACTGAGCATCTCCCCCTTGGACGAGCCCCCATCCCAGGGTGCCTGCTTACCTCACTTGTGCCTGAACAAGGAGGACCCATGAGACTTCCTAGACAATTTCCCTCAGTATCGTCACTCCTCCTGCCCCAAACCTTCTGTGACTTCCTTCCATCCCATCAATTAAGGCCTGCAACCTTGAAAGTACAACTGAAAGTCCTGGGCTGTGTTGGTCCAACCCATTTTCCAACCACTTTGCACACTAAGTACCACATAAACCTTGACTCTGGCCGGGAGCTCTACTCAGGCTTCTCTTCACGTTCCTT
This region includes:
- the POU2AF1 gene encoding POU domain class 2-associating factor 1, giving the protein MLWQKPTAPEQAPAPPRPYQGVRVKEPVKELLRRKRGHASSGAAVTPTAVVLPHQPLATYTTVGPSCLDMEVSASTVTEEGALCAGWLSQPGPATLQPLAPWTPYTEYVSHEAVSCPYSADMYVQPMCPSYTVVGPSSVLTYASQPLITNVTTRSAAAPAVGPQLEGPEHQAPLTYFPWPQPLSTLPTSTLQYQPPAPALPGPQFVQLPISIPEPVLQDMEDPRRAISSLTIDKLLLEEEDGDAYALNHTLSVEGF